ATCCGCCGCCGGGTCGCGGTGTGCTCCCAGGGCTGGGGGTCGGGGTAGGTCAGGAGCTTGAGGGTGCTGCCCCACGGGGTGCGCAGATACGCGAACCGGTTGCGCTCCCCCGCCTCGGGGCCGGACAGCGGCTGCGCCTCGGCGAGCAGCAAGGCGCCCGCGGCGACACAGTCCCGTACGGCCGCGTCCAGGTCGTCGGCGTAGAGCGCCACATGCTGCCAGCCGAAGTCGCAGGGCAGCACCGGGGGTTCACGGCGGGGGCCCTCGAACTCGAACAGCTCGATGCCCGGGCCGTCGCCGGGAAGGGCGAGCATCCGGATCGCCAGCTGCTGGGTGCCCGCCGGGACTCCGAGCCTTCGCTCGACGTCCGGCCCGCCCTGCGGGGTGTCGTGGCGGTGCAGGGTGTCGTACAGCACCTCGGCGCCGAACGCCCGGACGAGGAAGAGGGTGGCGGTCTCCAGGTCGGGGACCGTGACCCCGATGTGGTCGATGCCTCGCACGCTTGTGGCCGTCATGGGTTCACCGTTCCTGTCCCGGGGCCGCCCCGACGGCCCCGTACACCCCGTCCGCCCCGGAGCGGGCCCGCTCCGGGACCGTGCCCCCGCGCGACCGGGCCGGCATTTCTTCGGCCGGCCATGTCGTGATGACGCGTTCCGCCGGGACGAGTGATCGGTGAGGACCGCCCGCTCATGGCCCGGCTCTGCCGCCGTGCGGCCCAGCTCCTCGACCGGGCCGCCGCCGTCCGACCAGTCGGAGTGCAGATGGCAGTCACCGCGCTGGAGGGCGAGGACGTGCTCACCGCCCTCGGGGAGAGGAGCGGCGGCGGCCTCCTCCTCCAGCCGCTCCAGATGGCCGGGCACCTTCCCGGCCGTCGCCTCGCGGATCGCCTGTGCGGCCTCACCGTCCGCCATGGCCGCGACGGCGTCGGCGGCCGTGCGGAATGCCCGTACGCGGTAGGTGTCGGCCCTGCCGCGTTCCAGCAGGAAGGCGATCCGCTTCAGGGCGCGCGCGGGCTCCATCGGCACCTCCTGCGGGGCCGCCGGACACTACGGCTGTTCCCTTCCAGCTTCGCTCAGCCCCGAGCCGCCCGCACAGCGGGACGGCAGTCGGGACCCGGTGGCCGGCGCTCAGCTGAACGAGGCGCGCTCCAGCCAGAAGTCCAGCAGCTCCGCGTCCCCCAGCACCTCGACGCGGTCGCTGTCCGGGGCGAGACGCCGGTTGAAGACCAGCATGACGTCGGTGAGCGTGCCCCGCAGCGCCACGGTCGCCTTCCCATGGGCGCGCCGCCAGCTGAAGCTGTCCTCACCGAACTCGATCAGCCACTCGGCCTCCGGGACGTCCGTGGCGTGCAGATGGATCGAGCGCCCGCCGCCGCACAGTTCGGCGGCCTCCGGATCACCCTCGGCCTGCGCGAAGGCGACGATCTCCAGCCATTCCTCGATGGTGTCCGCGGCCAGCTCCGGAGGCACCTCGTAGCCGGTCTTCGCGGCGAGCGCCGCGTCGGCCTGGTGGACGATCGACTCGTGCGCCATGCGACGCGCCCAGAAGCCCGTGTTCTTCTCCCCCGCCCAGGACCAGACCTCCTGGTCCGGGCCGGCCGCCCGCATCGCCTCGGCGGTCTTCGCCGCGCCGTCCGCCAGCCAGGCGTCCAGCACGGCGGGGTCGTCGCCCTCGGGCGTGAACTCCGGCACCCGTTCGTCGGGGACCTCTTCGGTGGCCCGGGTGCGGACGATCTCGCCCGCCCACCGGTGCGCGCCGCCGACATGGACGGCGAGGTCGCGCAGGGTCCAGTCGGGGCAGGTCGGTACGGTCGCATCGAGGTCGGCGCCCTTGAGCACCGCCCTCAAGGCGTCGGTGCGGGCGATGATTTCGTCACAGTAGAGGTCATGCGGCAGTGAGTTCATTCCGCGCACCATAATGCGCCGCACCCCCTCCTGCATATGATTATCCGCCCAGCTGGGAGGTGGTGGGCACCTTGTCCTTCACCTCGGCGCCCGCGCTCTTTCCCGCGTCCTTGATGCCGGTGATCACGTTCTCGAAGGCGCCGATGTCGCCCTCGCCCGCCTCGCCCTTGCGAAGCTTGTTGCCGAGCCCCTTGAGCGATTCGATGCCCGCCGTCAGTGGCGCGACCGCCTTCGACAGCAGCGGGTCGCCCTTGGCGTTGACGGCGGCGGCCTTCAGCCGGTTGTAGGCGAAGCCGCCCGCGAGCCCTGCCTTGACCAGAGCGAACGTGCGCCCGTCCGCGCCCTTCTTGAACTTGCCCGCGCGGTACGGCTTCACGATCCACTGGTACGTGGCACCGGCCGCGAGCCCCGCGTTGGCGACGAACCGCGTCTTGGCGAACTTCTGTGCCTCGGCCGAGGACGTGCCGCTCGGGGATGCGGAGCTGCTCGCGGTCTTGCTCCCGCTGTCGCCGCCGCAGCCGGTGGCGCCCACCAGCACGGCGCAGGACAGCAGCAGCGAGACGAGCAGTCGGCTGAGCGGTACGGGACAGTTCACGGCGGAACTGGGCACAGCGGGCCTCCCTGGCCGGGCGCATCACGGCGATCTTTACGGTGAGTGACGCCTTTCGGCACTCCCGGTAAGGCTCGCCCGGCCCCCGGCGGCGTGCCACTCGGGGACGCCGTCCGGGTTTCCCCGCGGTGCCGTGAGCCTTTGAGCCGTGGGCCGTGGCCCTGCGACGGCCGCCTCAGCAGCAGTCCGGCTCCAGCCCGCGCGGCAGGTGTTCGCCGCCGAAGACCGAGGTGGTCGCCTCGTCGCCGCCGAGCGCGGCCACCGCGAGCAGCAGCGAACCGGCGGTCCAGGTGGTGAGCTCCTCGGGCCAGAACGCCCGGTTGCCCTCGAAGACGTACCCCGTCCAGTACATGCCGCCCTCGGCGCGCAGATGCTGGATGGACTGGAGGATCTCCAGCGCCCGGTCGGACTCGCCCATCACCCAGAGCGCCAGGGCGAGTTCACAGCTCTCGCCGCCGGTCACCCACGGGTTGGGCAGCACACAGCGCACCCCGAGGCCGGGGACCACGAAGCGGTCCCAGCTCTCCTCCATCCGCTCCTTGGCGGCCGCCGCGGTGAGCGCGCCGCCGAGGACCGGGTAGTACCAGTCCATCGAGTAGCGGCTCTTGTCCAGGAAGCGTTCGGGGTGGTTGCGGATCGCATGGGCCAGCGCACCGGTCGCCAGCTCCCAGTCGGGCTGCGGCTCCTCGCGCCGTTCGGCGATGGCCAGTGCGCAGCGCAGCGCCTGGTGGATGGAGGAGCAGCCGGTCAGCAGCGCGTCGGCGACGGGGGTTCCGTCGGCTTCGCGCTTCCAGCCGATCTCGCCGCCGGGCTGCTGGAGCCGCAGCACGAATTCGACGGCGGCGTAGACGGTCGGCCACATCCGGTCGACGAACGTGTCGTCGCCGGTGGCGAGGTAGTGGTGCCAGACGCCGACGGCCACGTACGCGCAGAAGTTGGTCTCCAGCGAGCGGTCCGTCGGCCGCTGCGGGTCTCCGTCCTGGTACGCGGCGTACCAGGAGC
This sequence is a window from Streptomyces sp. NBC_01217. Protein-coding genes within it:
- a CDS encoding prenyltransferase, with amino-acid sequence MTTPEQTEHLVLPGVLTAEEAAETVAALLAVQCEDGALPWFRGHHLDPWDHTEAAMALDAAGEHAAAERAYEWLARHQNEDGSWYAAYQDGDPQRPTDRSLETNFCAYVAVGVWHHYLATGDDTFVDRMWPTVYAAVEFVLRLQQPGGEIGWKREADGTPVADALLTGCSSIHQALRCALAIAERREEPQPDWELATGALAHAIRNHPERFLDKSRYSMDWYYPVLGGALTAAAAKERMEESWDRFVVPGLGVRCVLPNPWVTGGESCELALALWVMGESDRALEILQSIQHLRAEGGMYWTGYVFEGNRAFWPEELTTWTAGSLLLAVAALGGDEATTSVFGGEHLPRGLEPDCC
- a CDS encoding VOC family protein; translation: MEPARALKRIAFLLERGRADTYRVRAFRTAADAVAAMADGEAAQAIREATAGKVPGHLERLEEEAAAAPLPEGGEHVLALQRGDCHLHSDWSDGGGPVEELGRTAAEPGHERAVLTDHSSRRNASSRHGRPKKCRPGRAGARSRSGPAPGRTGCTGPSGRPRDRNGEPMTATSVRGIDHIGVTVPDLETATLFLVRAFGAEVLYDTLHRHDTPQGGPDVERRLGVPAGTQQLAIRMLALPGDGPGIELFEFEGPRREPPVLPCDFGWQHVALYADDLDAAVRDCVAAGALLLAEAQPLSGPEAGERNRFAYLRTPWGSTLKLLTYPDPQPWEHTATRRRIRPAPVALS
- a CDS encoding maleylpyruvate isomerase family mycothiol-dependent enzyme; the encoded protein is MNSLPHDLYCDEIIARTDALRAVLKGADLDATVPTCPDWTLRDLAVHVGGAHRWAGEIVRTRATEEVPDERVPEFTPEGDDPAVLDAWLADGAAKTAEAMRAAGPDQEVWSWAGEKNTGFWARRMAHESIVHQADAALAAKTGYEVPPELAADTIEEWLEIVAFAQAEGDPEAAELCGGGRSIHLHATDVPEAEWLIEFGEDSFSWRRAHGKATVALRGTLTDVMLVFNRRLAPDSDRVEVLGDAELLDFWLERASFS